A region from the Benincasa hispida cultivar B227 chromosome 10, ASM972705v1, whole genome shotgun sequence genome encodes:
- the LOC120088035 gene encoding serine/threonine-protein kinase D6PKL1-like, with protein sequence MTTLTSTSEIVESTEEFESEKAGTSYALDVGKRFSIEDDINRLFQAIDIRTLRKRSGQQREVDKDALRKSAMKRPVRVGSSHMAGIGISEPASLKQALRGLCISQAAEMAASKRLTRSVGSPRISEAGTIKRLYRAVVVEANGSGVPVNESKANLVEISIVSERIMSTFQNKMPELLHKTDAVIPNQGAESSSTEASDEVSVDRLMAKDLVVHSATEATSIRSPGEVGKLKSPSFPPSGEKDLAMNSMAVSPTEDLTKNSVPEKEGGTMRCLSSLSSSRSVVRPNKSAFNNTRFIKPIFRTKNFVKKKAKLEPNSSPGMFHVCTVPVDTDLATIAEKSENQMPENAQHHAIKQEDKGSSVSSNITLGVEVIGNVVNTESSRPGTSLNCCNRNKPSIVPSDERSRSREKGMFSQSSKSSVGECSSSPSISGESILSGSSRSGVRPHMSKDLKWEAIHHLQDQHKCLGLRNFKLLRRLGLGDIGTVYLSELCDSSCLFAIKVMDKEFLASRKKILRAQTEREILQMLDHPFLPTLYAHFETDKHLCLVMDYCPGGDLHVLRQKQPCKSFSERAVRFYVAEVLLALEYLHMLGVVYRDLKPENVLVREDGHIMLTDFDLSLRCAVNPTLLQSSSPVVESTKRTLNPCDESSCIDPFCLHPSWQVSCFTPKVLSAPYKSRRTKTDHQASLLPQLIVEPTGVRSNSFVGTHEYLAPEIVKGDGHGSAVDWWTYGIFLFELLYGKTPFKGSGNEDTLANIVSQTLKFPDCPIVSFHARDLIRCLLTKEPENRLGSTKGAIEIKQHPFFEGLNWALIRCATPPELPRCFDSGTSAMPVDSGENTKRRDLENMEADAAMFDLF encoded by the exons ATGACTACATTAACCAGTACTTCTGAAATTGTTGAATCAACAGAAGAATTTGAGTCCGAGAAAGCTGGGACAAGTTACGCGCTAGATGTAGGAAAAAGGTTTTCTATAGAGGATGACATTAATCGTCTGTTTCAAGCAATTGATATCAGAACCTTACGTAAGAGATCAGGCCAGCAACGTGAAGTTGATAAAGATGCTCTGCGAAAGAGTGCAATGAAAAGGCCAGTTAGAGTAGGTTCGTCTCACATGGCAGGGATTGGAATTTCTGAACCTGCAAGTTTAAAGCAGGCTTTGAGGGGCTTATGCATCTCCCAGGCTGCAGAAATGGCTGCTTCAAAGAGGTTAACAAGGTCTGTAGGTTCACCCAGAATTTCTGAAGCAGGAACTATCAAAAGATTGTATAGGGCTGTGGTGGTTGAGGCCAATGGATCTGGTGTACCTGTAAATGAAAGCAAAGCAAATTTGGTAGAAATTTCCATTGTTTCAGAAAGAATTATGTcaacttttcaaaataagaTGCCCGAATTGTTGCATAAAACTGACGCTGTTATACCAAACCAAGGAGCTGAGTCTTCTTCTACTGAGGCATCAGACGAGGTGAGTGTGGATAGATTGATGGCAAAGGATCTTGTAGTTCATTCAGCTACTGAGGCGACAAGTATAAGGTCACCTGGTGAGGTGGGAAAACTTAAATCTCCTTCTTTTCCTCCTTCTGGTGAGAAGGATCTGGCTATGAACAGCATGGCTGTCTCCCCAACTGAAGATTTAACGAAAAATTCAGTGCCAGAGAAGGAGGGAGGTACAATGCGTTGTTTATCTTCTCTATCAAGTTCCAGATCTGTTGTCAGGCCGAACAAATCAGCTTTCAATAATACACGGTTCATCAAACCTATTTTCAGGACCAAGAATTTTGTCAAGAAGAAAGCAAAACTTGAACCAAATTCCTCCCCCGGTATGTTCCATGTCTGCACAGTACCAGTTGACACTGATTTGGCTACCATAGCAGAAAAGTCTGAGAACCAGATGCCAGAAAATGCACAGCATCATGCGATTAAACAAGAAGATAAAGGTTCTTCTGTCTCTAGTAACATAACTTTAGGTGTTGAAGTAATAGGAAATGTAGTAAACACAGAATCTAGTAGACCTGGTACTTCTCTCAACTGCTGTAACAGGAACAAACCATCTATTGTGCCATCCGATGAGAGATCCAGATCAAGAGAGAAAGGGATGTTCTCTCAGAGCTCTAAAAGTAGTGTTGGTGAATGTAGCAGTAGCCCAAGCATCAGTGGGGAAAGTATTCTCAGTGGATCAAGTCGTAGTGGAGTTAGGCCTCACATGTCAAAGGACTTGAAATGGGAAGCTATCCACCACCTTCAGGATCAACATAAATGCCTGGGTCTGAGAAACTTCAAGCTGTTAAGGAGACTTGGTCTCGGGGACATTGGGACTGTTTATCTCTCTGAGCTTTGCGATTCAAGCTGTCTTTTTGCTATTAAGGTGATGGACAAGGAGTTCTTGGCAAGTAGGAAAAAAATACTTCGGGCACAAACTGAGAGAGAGATACTACAAATGCTCGACCATCCATTTCTCCCTACATTATATGCCCATTTTGAGACGGATAAGCACTTGTGCTTGGTCATGGACTACTGTCCTGGTGGAGATCTCCATGTGCTGCGACAGAAGCAACCATGCAAGAGTTTCTCTGAGCGTGCAGTCAG GTTCTATGTTGCCGAAGTTCTTCTTGCACTGGAGTACTTACACATGCTAGGAGTTGTTTACCGTGACCTGAAACCCGAAAACGTGCTGGTCCGAGAAGATGGGCACATCATGCTCACGGATTTTGATTTGTCCCTTAGATGTGCTGTTAACCCAACGCTTCTTCAGTCATCATCTCCAGTCGTGGAATCCACAAAGAGGACATTGAATCCCTGTGATGAATCTAGTTGTATTGACCCTTTCTGCCTCCATCCATCGTGGCAGGTCTCATGTTTCACTCCCAAAGTTCTATCTGCTCCATACAAATCCCGGAGAACGAAAACAGATCATCAGGCTAGTCTATTACCACAGCTTATAGTCGAACCAACTGGTGTGCGGTCCAATTCATTTGTAGGAACCCACGAATACCTCGCTCCTGAGATTGTCAAGGGCGACGGCCATGGGAGTGCTGTTGATTGGTGGACGTATGGAATTTTCCTGTTTGAGCTACTATATGGTAAGACTCCTTTCAAAGGTTCAGGAAATGAGGACACATTAGCCAACATAGTATCCCAAACTCTCAAGTTCCCCGATTGCCCCATTGTCAGTTTTCATGCAAGAGACCTGATCAGATGTCTGCTGACAAAGGAGCCCGAAAACCGATTAGGCTCAACAAAAGGGGCTATTGAGATTAAGCAACATCCATTTTTTGAAGGCCTCAATTGGGCTCTAATACGCTGTGCAACACCACCCGAGCTTCCCAGGTGTTTCGACAGTGGAACTAGTGCAATGCCAGTGGATTCTGGAGAGAATACGAAGCGTAGAGATCTCGAGAACATGGAAGCGGATGCAGCAATGTTTGACCTGTTTTAG
- the LOC120088036 gene encoding putative low molecular weight protein-tyrosine-phosphatase slr0328 has translation MRALQLQLRIDANFVKPFCHLCLASSLNPSPLLVFQPIKYPHLQKFKPSLSSRRAHFSTPFVASSMADSSLSRSSETETKPFSVLFVCLGNICRSPAAEGVFRNLVTKKGLDSKFIIDSAGTIGYHEGNEADPRMRAASKRRGIPITSISRPIQPSDFVNFDLILAMDKQNREDILGAFERWRTKNGLPFDSHKKVKLMCSYCKKHDESEVPDPYYGGQQGFEKVLDLLEDACESLLESILTENKHISD, from the exons ATGAGGGCGTTACAATTGCAGCTTAGAATTGACGCAAATTTTGTAAAGCCATTTTGTCATCTTTGCCTTGCTTCATCTCTGAATCCTTCGCCGTTGCTTGTTTTTCAACCTATAAAATACCCCCATCTTCAGAAATTCAAGCCTTCTCTTAGTTCCCGTCGAGCCCATTTCTCAACGCCATTCGTAGCTTCTTCCATGGCCGATTCTTCTCTTTCCAGAAGCTCAGAAACAGAGACAAAACCTTTCTCTGTGCTTTTCGTTTGCTTAGGCAACATCTGTAGAAGCCCGGCTGCTGAAGGAGTATTCAGGAACTTGGTGACGAAGAAGGGTCTCGATTCCAAATTCATAATCGATTCTGCTGGCACCATTGGTTATCATGAG GGTAATGAGGCCGACCCAAGAATGAGGGCAGCCTCTAAACGACGTGGGATACCAATAACATCCATCTCGAGACCAATCCAGCCATCTGATTTTGTAAATTTCGATCTTATTCTTGCCATGGACAAGCAAAACAGAG AGGATATTTTGGGGGCTTTCGAACGGTGGAGAACTAAGAATGGCCTACCTTTTGATTCACATAAAAAG GTCAAATTAATGTGCTCGTATTGTAAAAAGCACGACGAAAGCGAAGTACCGGACCCTTATTATGGTGGACAACAAGGTTTTGAGAAG GTTCTGGATTTGCTTGAAGATGCCTGTGAATCGCTGTTGGAAAGCATCTTAACAGAGAACAAACACATTTCAGATTAA